Proteins co-encoded in one Arthrobacter sp. ERGS1:01 genomic window:
- a CDS encoding o-succinylbenzoate synthase, translated as MPDTVDLEEILARTHVVTLPMRVKFRGVLAREILLLDGPAGWAEFSPFVEYDDVEAARWLAAALEAGWLGYPEAVRDWIPVNATVPAVSAAEVPAVLGAFDAVQTVKIKVAEAGQSLAEDAARVGAVRHLLPDALIRVDANGGWDVETAVRALRMLSAFGLEYAEQPVASVPELAAVRRELAGSVLIAADESVRKATDPLAVARAGAADLLVVKAAPLGGVRRALEIVAEAGLPAVVSSALDSSVGIRAGLALAAALPELPYACGLGTVSLMAGDVAARPLVAVSGGIAVRDVAADPQLLARFAAPAERRDWWLARLRRCHALL; from the coding sequence ATGCCTGACACCGTGGACCTTGAGGAAATTCTTGCCCGCACCCACGTGGTGACCCTGCCCATGCGGGTGAAATTCCGCGGCGTGCTGGCCCGGGAGATCCTCCTGCTGGACGGCCCCGCCGGGTGGGCCGAGTTTTCCCCGTTCGTGGAGTACGACGACGTCGAAGCGGCCAGGTGGCTCGCCGCGGCCCTGGAAGCGGGCTGGCTGGGCTACCCCGAGGCGGTGCGGGACTGGATTCCCGTCAACGCCACGGTCCCGGCCGTCTCCGCCGCCGAGGTCCCGGCAGTGCTGGGCGCCTTTGACGCCGTCCAGACGGTCAAGATCAAGGTGGCCGAGGCCGGGCAGTCCCTGGCCGAGGACGCCGCCAGGGTGGGTGCCGTGCGCCATCTGCTGCCCGACGCTCTGATCCGGGTGGACGCCAACGGCGGCTGGGATGTGGAGACGGCCGTGCGGGCCCTGCGGATGCTGAGCGCCTTTGGCCTGGAATACGCCGAACAGCCCGTTGCCTCCGTTCCCGAGCTTGCCGCCGTGCGGCGCGAGCTTGCCGGCTCCGTATTGATCGCCGCCGACGAAAGCGTGCGCAAGGCCACCGACCCGCTGGCCGTCGCCCGGGCCGGCGCCGCGGACCTGCTGGTGGTCAAGGCCGCGCCGTTGGGAGGCGTGCGGCGGGCTCTGGAGATTGTCGCCGAAGCCGGCCTGCCCGCCGTCGTCAGTTCAGCCCTTGACTCCTCGGTGGGCATCCGCGCCGGGCTGGCGCTGGCCGCGGCCCTGCCCGAGCTGCCCTATGCGTGCGGGCTCGGGACGGTTTCGCTCATGGCCGGGGACGTGGCCGCCCGGCCGCTCGTGGCGGTGTCCGGCGGGATTGCAGTGCGGGACGTGGCCGCGGATCCGCAGCTGTTGGCCCGCTTTGCCGCGCCCGCGGAGCGGCGCGATTGGTGGCTGGCACGCCTGCGCCGCTGCCACGCGCTGCTGTAG
- a CDS encoding phosphatase PAP2 family protein: MSTHAHSSRRGTRPHGRAPISAAPFIVAALACVAGLVATYTFFIKSTRGQFIDESALVQAAVARRIIGAQTSQLLDFLPVTSVVIAVVVVLFVTLARRRWKAAGIALAAMAAANLTTQLIKASLPDRPDVGIATLALNSLPSGHSTLAASAAAAVFLVVSPRWRPAAAFVGGSYAILAGVSTLINQWHRPADVLAAFFVVSFWALAAGLLILRTGPGWNVWLGSGDHWASRRRWVGTAAVVAVLAAAATLLILRAEVGHNQTSTTGYFLAGVCQIVVAGYGVTAAGTLFMTRQVKARKRR; the protein is encoded by the coding sequence ATGAGTACGCACGCCCACAGTTCCCGCCGCGGAACCCGCCCGCACGGACGCGCCCCCATTTCCGCTGCCCCCTTCATTGTTGCGGCCCTGGCCTGTGTGGCCGGGCTGGTGGCGACCTATACGTTTTTTATCAAGAGCACCCGCGGGCAGTTCATCGATGAATCGGCCCTGGTCCAGGCAGCCGTGGCCCGGCGCATCATTGGCGCCCAGACCTCGCAACTGCTCGACTTCCTGCCGGTCACCTCGGTGGTGATCGCCGTGGTCGTGGTGCTCTTTGTCACGCTTGCCCGGCGCCGCTGGAAGGCCGCGGGCATTGCCCTGGCGGCCATGGCTGCCGCCAACCTGACCACCCAGCTGATCAAGGCCAGCCTGCCCGACAGGCCCGACGTCGGCATCGCCACCCTTGCGCTGAATTCGCTGCCGTCGGGCCACAGCACGCTCGCGGCGAGTGCCGCGGCCGCCGTATTCCTGGTGGTCTCCCCCCGCTGGCGGCCGGCCGCCGCTTTTGTGGGCGGCAGCTACGCCATCCTGGCCGGCGTCTCCACCCTGATCAACCAGTGGCATAGGCCGGCCGACGTCCTGGCCGCGTTCTTCGTGGTTTCTTTTTGGGCACTCGCGGCGGGCCTGCTGATCCTGCGGACCGGTCCGGGGTGGAACGTGTGGCTGGGGTCCGGCGACCACTGGGCATCACGGCGCAGATGGGTTGGCACGGCGGCGGTTGTTGCGGTACTTGCCGCGGCGGCAACGCTCTTGATCCTGCGGGCCGAGGTGGGGCACAACCAAACCAGCACCACGGGCTATTTCCTGGCCGGCGTGTGCCAGATCGTTGTGGCCGGATACGGCGTGACGGCGGCCGGAACACTGTTCATGACCCGCCAGGTCAAGGCCCGGAAACGGCGTTAG
- a CDS encoding MFS transporter — translation MSKNDRPGDFSLWSIAIPAFGPSLLFGIGEGAILPVIPLSARDMGSSLAGAALVVALIGIGSLVSNIPASIITAKFGERVGMVGAATLSLVALLLCVFAHDLWLFGLGVFLIGAASAVFNLARQSYLTEAVPPFLRARAMSTLGGVGRIGLFAGPFIGALLIHLVGLSGAYWVAAIAVAGAGAVAWSLPDLVSSQGPAPSGPGPTIRSLMVAHRHVFLTVGIGVLLVSAVRSSRQVVVPLWADNLGLNPAVTSLIYGLSGAIDMLVFYPAGRVMDKKGRIWVAVPSMALMGISLLLMPLTTGAVSLLLVAMLIGFGNGIGSGLIMTLGADYSPRHGRAQFLGIWRFLADAGGSSGPAILAGLTAAVTLSFGVAVTGLLGLAAAAVLGYSVPRNKPQHR, via the coding sequence GTGAGTAAAAACGACCGACCCGGTGACTTTAGCCTGTGGTCCATCGCCATCCCGGCGTTTGGGCCTTCCTTGTTGTTCGGCATCGGCGAAGGCGCCATCCTGCCCGTGATCCCGCTGAGCGCCCGAGACATGGGGTCTTCCCTGGCCGGTGCGGCCCTGGTGGTGGCGCTGATTGGCATCGGCTCGCTGGTGAGCAACATCCCGGCGTCGATCATCACGGCAAAGTTCGGCGAGCGGGTCGGCATGGTCGGCGCGGCCACCCTGAGCCTGGTGGCCTTGTTGCTGTGCGTCTTTGCCCACGATCTGTGGCTGTTTGGCCTGGGCGTGTTCCTCATCGGTGCCGCGTCCGCCGTGTTCAACCTGGCCCGGCAAAGCTACCTGACCGAAGCAGTTCCGCCCTTTTTGCGAGCCCGGGCCATGTCCACGCTGGGCGGGGTGGGGCGGATCGGGCTGTTTGCCGGCCCGTTCATCGGCGCCCTGTTGATCCATCTGGTGGGCCTGTCCGGCGCGTACTGGGTGGCCGCGATCGCCGTCGCCGGGGCGGGTGCCGTGGCCTGGAGCCTGCCGGACCTCGTCAGCAGCCAGGGGCCGGCGCCCAGCGGACCGGGCCCCACGATTCGTTCGCTCATGGTGGCGCACAGGCACGTGTTCCTGACCGTGGGCATCGGGGTGCTGCTGGTCAGCGCCGTCCGGTCCTCGCGCCAAGTGGTGGTGCCGCTGTGGGCCGACAACCTGGGCCTCAACCCCGCCGTGACGTCGCTCATCTACGGCCTCTCCGGCGCCATCGACATGCTGGTGTTCTACCCGGCCGGACGCGTCATGGACAAGAAGGGCCGCATCTGGGTGGCCGTGCCGTCCATGGCGCTCATGGGCATTTCGCTGCTGTTGATGCCGCTGACCACGGGTGCCGTGTCGCTGCTTTTGGTGGCGATGCTCATCGGTTTTGGCAACGGCATCGGCTCGGGCCTGATCATGACCCTCGGCGCGGACTATTCGCCCCGGCACGGGCGCGCCCAATTCCTGGGGATCTGGCGGTTCCTGGCCGACGCCGGCGGCTCCAGCGGCCCGGCCATCCTCGCCGGATTGACGGCCGCCGTGACGTTGTCGTTCGGGGTGGCCGTCACGGGGCTATTGGGCTTGGCGGCGGCGGCCGTGCTGGGGTATTCGGTGCCGCGGAACAAGCCGCAGCACCGCTAA
- a CDS encoding MBL fold metallo-hydrolase, translated as MTTSPQWQDLGGGSHLLPSSAARALVNIGLVVGTERALVIDTGCGPRHAAEILAAVRTVTALPLVVANTHAHWDHFFGNAVFKDHGATEIWAHAAARRDIAATGELQRAAVAGVEPEMAAGEGSGTELVIPTHLVDTEAVELDLGGLTATLFTLGPAHTDGDLLVGVPGVLFAGDILEEGAEPQFEDANPAGWIRVLRTLAVMGADYPVMVPGHGRPVTPAFAAHMADRMEAGQGDWARPGD; from the coding sequence ATGACGACATCCCCGCAGTGGCAGGACCTCGGCGGCGGCAGCCACCTGCTGCCCAGCAGTGCGGCCAGGGCGCTGGTCAACATCGGGCTGGTCGTGGGCACCGAGCGTGCGCTGGTCATAGACACCGGCTGCGGGCCCCGGCACGCCGCGGAAATCCTGGCGGCCGTGCGAACCGTGACCGCGTTGCCCCTGGTGGTGGCCAACACGCACGCCCACTGGGACCACTTCTTCGGTAACGCCGTCTTCAAGGACCACGGCGCTACCGAGATTTGGGCACACGCCGCCGCCCGGCGGGACATCGCCGCGACGGGGGAGTTGCAGCGTGCGGCGGTGGCCGGCGTCGAACCCGAGATGGCGGCGGGGGAGGGGTCGGGCACCGAACTGGTGATCCCCACGCACCTGGTGGACACGGAAGCAGTGGAACTGGACCTTGGCGGGCTGACCGCCACGCTGTTCACCCTGGGCCCCGCGCACACTGACGGCGACCTCCTGGTGGGCGTGCCCGGCGTATTGTTCGCCGGCGACATTCTGGAAGAGGGCGCCGAGCCCCAGTTCGAGGACGCCAACCCCGCCGGTTGGATCAGGGTGCTGCGGACCCTTGCCGTGATGGGCGCCGACTACCCCGTCATGGTGCCCGGGCACGGCCGCCCCGTCACGCCGGCATTTGCCGCACACATGGCGGACCGTATGGAGGCCGGCCAGGGTGACTGGGCCCGTCCCGGTGATTGA
- a CDS encoding 2-oxo acid dehydrogenase subunit E2, with translation MSPQVFLLPDLGEGLVEAELVTWLVAVGDTIHVDQPIAEVETAKSVVEVPSPFEGTVETLHGAEGDTLEVGKPLISVAALGSLDSDAAVPAGEAAPTPARPQALPGLASSPQVPRASGPTAVPTTPWAGAAAPALGTSAPDSPLAAAPEPSDAEAAAVTSPVAVSEPAASGGSGNVLIGYGTSSHGGPGRTRPSRRSHLLGVSGVTAAVPASAVPHRAHLVVSPLVRKMAHDNGVALADIHGSGAGGLILRRDVEAAIAPVAAPGADHADAAEAGGAGVVDPRTGLHVLARTPLTGVKKAAATALARSRREIPEATVWVDVDATALLELRASLKAKDGTAPSILAFVARFVTAGLARFPQLNTQLVSDGGTDTVVEFDGINLGFAAQTDRGLVVPVLRGAQGRSARALDGAIRELTGTARDGKAGPAQLSGGTFTINNYGVFGVDGSAAIINYPEAAMLGIGRITDKPWVVDGQLCVRKLTELTLAFDHRVCDGAVAAGFLRFIADAMENPASALAEL, from the coding sequence ATGAGCCCGCAAGTATTCCTGCTCCCCGACCTCGGCGAAGGCCTCGTCGAAGCCGAACTCGTCACCTGGCTCGTCGCCGTCGGCGACACCATCCACGTCGACCAGCCCATCGCCGAAGTCGAAACCGCCAAGTCCGTGGTTGAGGTGCCTTCACCCTTCGAAGGCACCGTCGAGACCCTCCACGGCGCCGAAGGTGACACCCTCGAAGTCGGCAAGCCGCTGATCTCAGTTGCTGCCCTTGGATCGTTGGACTCCGACGCTGCGGTGCCCGCAGGAGAAGCGGCCCCTACCCCTGCCCGTCCCCAGGCGCTCCCGGGACTCGCAAGCTCGCCCCAGGTCCCTCGCGCCAGTGGGCCCACCGCGGTGCCCACCACACCCTGGGCAGGGGCCGCTGCTCCTGCTTTGGGCACCTCCGCGCCTGACTCACCTTTGGCGGCGGCCCCGGAGCCTTCCGACGCCGAGGCTGCCGCTGTCACCTCACCTGTCGCCGTCTCCGAACCGGCTGCCTCTGGAGGGTCGGGGAATGTGCTGATTGGGTATGGGACTTCTTCGCATGGGGGGCCGGGTCGGACCCGGCCCTCGCGACGCAGCCACTTGCTGGGCGTGTCGGGGGTAACGGCGGCCGTGCCCGCTTCTGCTGTGCCGCACCGGGCGCATCTGGTGGTGTCGCCGTTGGTGCGCAAGATGGCGCACGACAACGGCGTGGCACTCGCCGACATCCATGGTTCCGGTGCCGGCGGGCTGATCCTGCGCCGCGACGTCGAGGCCGCGATCGCACCCGTCGCCGCTCCGGGAGCGGACCACGCCGACGCAGCAGAGGCGGGCGGGGCCGGCGTCGTCGATCCTCGCACGGGGCTGCACGTGCTGGCCCGCACGCCGCTGACCGGCGTGAAGAAGGCCGCCGCCACGGCGCTGGCCCGCAGCCGGCGCGAGATTCCCGAGGCCACCGTCTGGGTCGACGTCGACGCCACGGCCCTCCTGGAACTGCGCGCAAGCCTCAAGGCCAAGGACGGCACGGCGCCGAGCATCCTGGCCTTCGTGGCCCGGTTCGTCACGGCCGGGCTGGCCCGCTTCCCGCAGCTGAACACCCAGCTGGTCAGCGACGGCGGCACCGACACCGTGGTGGAGTTCGACGGCATCAACCTAGGCTTCGCCGCCCAAACCGACCGCGGCTTGGTGGTTCCCGTGCTGCGCGGCGCACAAGGACGCAGCGCACGCGCCCTCGACGGCGCCATCCGCGAACTGACCGGTACCGCCAGAGATGGCAAGGCCGGCCCCGCACAGCTGAGCGGCGGCACGTTCACCATCAACAACTACGGCGTGTTCGGCGTGGACGGCTCCGCGGCCATCATCAATTACCCCGAGGCCGCCATGCTGGGGATCGGGCGGATCACGGACAAGCCGTGGGTCGTCGACGGGCAGCTGTGCGTGCGGAAACTGACCGAACTGACCCTTGCGTTCGACCACCGGGTTTGCGACGGTGCCGTGGCCGCCGGGTTCCTGCGGTTCATCGCGGACGCCATGGAAAACCCGGCCTCCGCGCTCGCCGAACTCTAG
- a CDS encoding alpha-ketoacid dehydrogenase subunit beta, with amino-acid sequence MTTMAQKPQSQAAGPVPAPELTGVQTITFAKALTLAMSDAMTADTSVLVFGEDVGTLGGVFRVTDGLTRQFGEERCFDTPLAESGIIGMATGMALNGMKPVVEMQFDAFAYPAFEQITSHVAKMGNRTKGRVRLPLVIRIPYAGGIGGVEHHCDSSEAYYVHTPGLTVLTPSTVTDAYIMLRDAIVSQDPVIFLEPKKLYFAKDTVDLDALRARYAPAATAAAAETSIGKAVVARQGTDATLIAYGPSVAAALAAAETAAAEGRSLQVVDVRSLVPFDDETVAAAVRSTGRAVVIAEAPGFASMASEIVARLQERCFHSLAAPILRVTGFDIPYPAPRLEKYYLPGVDRILDTVDELQWEDS; translated from the coding sequence ATGACCACCATGGCCCAGAAGCCACAGTCGCAGGCCGCCGGGCCGGTTCCCGCCCCCGAACTGACCGGCGTACAAACCATCACCTTCGCCAAGGCGCTGACCCTGGCCATGTCCGACGCCATGACGGCGGACACCTCCGTGCTGGTGTTCGGCGAAGACGTGGGCACCCTGGGCGGCGTCTTCCGCGTCACCGACGGGCTCACCCGGCAATTCGGCGAGGAACGCTGCTTCGACACCCCGCTCGCCGAATCCGGCATCATCGGCATGGCCACCGGCATGGCCCTGAACGGCATGAAGCCCGTGGTCGAGATGCAATTCGACGCCTTCGCCTACCCGGCCTTCGAACAAATCACCAGCCACGTCGCCAAGATGGGCAACCGCACCAAGGGCCGCGTCCGGCTGCCCCTGGTTATCCGCATCCCCTACGCCGGCGGCATCGGCGGGGTGGAACACCACTGCGACTCCTCCGAGGCCTACTACGTCCACACGCCCGGCCTGACCGTGCTGACGCCGTCCACCGTCACGGACGCCTACATCATGCTCCGCGACGCCATTGTGTCGCAGGATCCCGTGATCTTCCTGGAACCCAAGAAGCTCTACTTCGCCAAGGACACCGTGGACCTGGACGCCCTCCGCGCCCGGTACGCACCCGCCGCCACTGCTGCCGCTGCGGAAACCAGCATCGGCAAGGCCGTCGTCGCCCGTCAGGGCACCGACGCCACCCTCATCGCCTACGGGCCCTCCGTCGCAGCAGCGCTCGCCGCCGCAGAAACCGCCGCCGCCGAAGGCCGGTCCCTCCAAGTGGTCGACGTCCGCTCCCTGGTCCCGTTCGACGACGAAACCGTCGCCGCCGCCGTCCGCTCCACCGGGCGCGCCGTCGTCATCGCCGAAGCCCCCGGATTCGCCTCCATGGCCTCCGAAATCGTCGCCCGCCTCCAGGAACGCTGCTTCCACTCCCTGGCCGCCCCCATCCTGCGCGTCACCGGCTTCGATATCCCGTACCCGGCCCCGCGCTTGGAAAAGTACTACCTGCCCGGCGTGGACCGGATCCTGGACACCGTCGACGAACTCCAATGGGAGGACTCATGA
- a CDS encoding thiamine pyrophosphate-dependent enzyme: MTNHPEFLEYTGNAGRAEGYLLPSATPVQLIDQDGTPATAGGYKENYSLPDAAVLLEGYERLVVGRRVNEQANALVRQGRMAVYPSSTGQEACQVAADMCLRSSDWLFPTYRDTVAILGRGVAPLEVFESLRGDWHSGFDPHQYNTALPTTPLATQLLHAVGVAHAAKLRGENTVVLALCGDGASSEGDFHEALNFAAVFHVPVVFLIQNNQYAISVPLIHQSVAPSLAHKAVGYGMPGERVDGNDLAALLAVLGHAVNRARNGGGPALVEAHTYRMESHTNADDATRYRNAEEVAQWVPKDPLRRLKTYLDDAGLLSAADSERFAAAAETLAATLRDGLNTETSPDPAELFRYVYSEPTPQLREQSQLLAAELAAGSANLEGALR; the protein is encoded by the coding sequence ATGACGAATCACCCGGAATTTTTGGAATACACCGGCAATGCCGGTCGCGCGGAGGGCTACCTCCTGCCGTCCGCCACGCCCGTCCAGCTCATCGACCAGGACGGCACCCCCGCAACGGCCGGCGGCTACAAGGAAAACTACTCCTTGCCTGACGCGGCCGTGTTGCTGGAAGGCTATGAACGGCTTGTGGTGGGCCGGCGCGTCAACGAACAGGCCAACGCCCTGGTGCGGCAGGGTCGGATGGCGGTCTATCCGTCGTCGACCGGGCAGGAGGCCTGCCAGGTGGCCGCCGACATGTGCCTGCGCAGCAGCGATTGGCTGTTCCCCACCTACCGGGACACCGTGGCGATCCTGGGCCGCGGCGTGGCGCCCCTGGAGGTTTTTGAGTCCCTGCGCGGCGACTGGCACAGCGGATTCGACCCCCACCAGTACAACACCGCACTGCCCACCACTCCGCTGGCAACCCAGCTGCTGCACGCCGTCGGGGTGGCCCATGCGGCCAAGCTTCGCGGCGAGAACACCGTGGTGCTGGCGCTGTGCGGCGACGGTGCCAGCAGCGAAGGCGACTTCCACGAGGCCCTGAACTTTGCCGCCGTATTCCACGTGCCCGTGGTGTTCCTGATCCAAAATAACCAATACGCCATCTCCGTTCCGCTCATCCACCAGTCCGTGGCGCCGTCCCTGGCCCACAAGGCCGTGGGCTACGGCATGCCCGGGGAGCGCGTGGACGGCAACGACCTCGCCGCCCTGTTGGCCGTGCTGGGCCACGCCGTCAACCGGGCCCGCAACGGCGGGGGACCGGCCCTCGTGGAGGCGCACACGTACCGGATGGAATCGCACACGAACGCCGACGACGCCACCCGCTACCGGAACGCCGAGGAAGTGGCACAGTGGGTGCCCAAGGATCCGCTGCGCCGGCTCAAGACCTACCTGGACGACGCCGGCCTGCTCAGCGCCGCCGATTCCGAACGGTTCGCGGCAGCAGCCGAGACCCTCGCGGCAACCCTGCGCGACGGCCTCAACACCGAAACCAGCCCCGACCCGGCCGAACTCTTCCGCTACGTCTATTCCGAACCGACGCCGCAGCTGCGTGAACAAAGCCAGCTGCTGGCGGCCGAACTCGCCGCAGGATCGGCAAACCTCGAAGGAGCGCTCCGATGA